One genomic region from Haladaptatus caseinilyticus encodes:
- a CDS encoding DUF7509 family protein produces the protein MRQRIIDHLPREVDDSDALPPVRREQFLVYLMGPYRTFDVDALLSEDATGATSAPSFATWDTASGEYSEDEVLELLQRTRDCLRDRGFNAFLAIDVGIPLDEMDAATQSIAFARASNVVVFLAPQVGDNLGVGIEIGSVLEDLLPFDEMQGSAATTTPSKQTRRVMVATEPAVRSAMLASVHARWDASVRTFNDATECCRLCAQFCTHIQNEELYGSLEQRQ, from the coding sequence ATGCGCCAGCGGATTATCGATCACCTTCCCCGTGAAGTGGACGACTCGGACGCCCTTCCACCAGTGCGTCGTGAGCAGTTTCTCGTGTATCTGATGGGTCCATACCGAACGTTCGATGTTGATGCACTTCTTTCGGAAGACGCAACTGGTGCCACAAGTGCTCCGTCGTTCGCAACGTGGGACACCGCTTCTGGTGAATACTCTGAAGACGAAGTTTTAGAACTACTGCAGCGAACGCGTGATTGTCTTCGAGACCGTGGATTCAATGCCTTTCTTGCAATCGACGTAGGAATACCGCTGGACGAGATGGATGCTGCGACACAGAGCATTGCCTTTGCTCGCGCTAGTAACGTCGTCGTTTTTCTTGCTCCACAGGTCGGCGACAACCTTGGAGTTGGGATTGAAATCGGTAGCGTACTCGAGGATTTATTGCCGTTTGACGAAATGCAGGGGTCGGCAGCTACTACAACCCCCTCGAAACAGACACGACGAGTGATGGTTGCCACAGAGCCAGCGGTTCGAAGTGCAATGCTCGCGTCAGTCCATGCTCGCTGGGATGCCAGTGTTCGAACGTTCAACGATGCAACCGAGTGTTGTCGGCTGTGTGCTCAGTTCTGTACTCATATTCAAAACGAAGAACTGTATGGGTCACTTGAACAACGACAGTGA
- a CDS encoding DsbA family protein gives MPEGSSRRQILQLLGATATTSLSGCASVFGRNETTTTATTPDQHTTTAVDISTPTTTTIKREIESPSSVVSDVSIPESPTKYTYARMGPATAPVTATIYGSWKCTYTQDFVQTLLQTIIRKFVQPGQISLVFREVAYRDGKPFHGPDELTAGHAGLAMWNHAPESYWSYFATVFANQEAGTEPWATADRLLALAEAAGVPNQKQLRREIKQGAYQSELKQTMEQVANFGFGAVPRVVVDDSVTAPTADPQSTITQLKRALANSN, from the coding sequence ATGCCAGAGGGAAGTTCACGACGACAGATTCTGCAATTACTCGGAGCCACGGCGACCACATCACTAAGCGGGTGTGCAAGTGTCTTCGGTCGAAATGAAACCACGACCACAGCAACCACACCAGATCAGCATACTACGACAGCAGTCGACATCTCGACACCCACGACAACAACAATAAAGCGCGAAATCGAATCACCGTCGAGCGTCGTTAGTGACGTTTCAATTCCGGAATCCCCGACAAAATATACCTACGCACGAATGGGGCCAGCCACTGCTCCAGTCACTGCAACAATCTACGGTAGCTGGAAGTGTACGTATACACAGGACTTTGTCCAAACCCTTCTCCAGACGATTATACGGAAATTTGTACAGCCAGGACAGATATCGCTTGTCTTCCGCGAAGTCGCATATCGAGATGGCAAACCGTTTCATGGCCCAGATGAACTCACTGCTGGGCATGCTGGGCTCGCAATGTGGAATCACGCTCCTGAGTCGTATTGGTCGTATTTCGCTACTGTCTTCGCAAATCAAGAGGCAGGAACCGAACCATGGGCAACCGCTGATCGACTGCTCGCATTAGCAGAGGCTGCTGGTGTTCCAAATCAGAAACAACTCCGTCGTGAAATCAAACAGGGTGCCTATCAGTCGGAACTCAAACAGACAATGGAACAGGTCGCGAACTTCGGATTCGGAGCTGTGCCGCGAGTTGTCGTCGATGATAGTGTGACCGCACCCACCGCTGATCCTCAATCCACGATCACCCAGCTCAAACGAGCACTCGCGAACTCAAACTGA
- a CDS encoding ArsR/SmtB family transcription factor: protein MEGVLWYVFTGTRGGPNRVRIVRTLRERPRNANQLAEDLNLDYKTVRHHLDVLLENNILDCGGDGYGAIYLISDQAGQHWETIEQISEQMG, encoded by the coding sequence ATGGAGGGCGTTTTGTGGTACGTGTTTACTGGAACCCGCGGGGGACCCAATCGCGTTCGTATCGTTCGTACCCTCCGTGAGCGACCTCGTAACGCAAACCAACTTGCTGAGGATCTGAATCTCGATTATAAGACGGTCCGTCATCACCTAGATGTACTTCTGGAGAACAATATCCTCGACTGTGGTGGGGATGGGTATGGCGCAATCTACCTTATCAGTGACCAGGCGGGGCAGCATTGGGAGACTATTGAGCAAATTAGTGAGCAGATGGGTTAA
- a CDS encoding DUF7344 domain-containing protein, protein MTQHHDDDDDTASEVPSDAGTLPAIPEHILELDYVFQSVANSRRRYLLYTLDSNTEWSVTDLAIKIVAWETDTPEQAVSQEEIDRMYASLYHAHIPKLVDERVIEFDKESETIRPGDYAEQVLTALAGAGASLDTRQEIHARREMDDEKF, encoded by the coding sequence ATGACCCAGCATCACGATGACGACGACGATACGGCATCGGAGGTGCCTTCCGATGCCGGTACCCTCCCGGCGATCCCCGAGCACATTCTGGAGTTAGACTACGTCTTTCAATCAGTCGCGAACTCTCGGCGTCGCTATCTGTTATACACGCTCGACTCGAACACCGAATGGTCAGTGACCGACCTTGCAATCAAGATTGTTGCCTGGGAGACCGATACGCCAGAACAGGCTGTCTCCCAAGAGGAAATCGATCGGATGTACGCATCGCTGTATCATGCGCACATTCCCAAACTGGTTGACGAGCGGGTGATTGAGTTCGACAAAGAGAGCGAGACAATTCGGCCTGGTGACTACGCCGAGCAAGTCCTGACCGCCTTGGCAGGCGCGGGTGCCAGCCTTGATACCCGGCAAGAAATCCACGCACGGAGGGAGATGGATGACGAGAAGTTCTGA
- a CDS encoding DUF4397 domain-containing protein translates to MTDPTRRNLLLGIGASVSTAALGSTRLVQGATQSRAQSNQAPRNSTQESNRTNKGRVRIIHLSPDAPPVDVYINGTLLYQNVTPFNTGSGYVDYKAGTHRVSFVPAGKGLEEAVIDTRVTIQANDYTLAAIGEVAGCTDTPLRLVQFTDDNSELEQNRARLRLIHASPDASQVDVTTAEEGRTLFENIEFGDGEYATLAAGDYTVSVGAKESSCGGTNAHFPLTLRGRRIYTAFIEGYLTPDNEPADKSLVLALSPPVTP, encoded by the coding sequence ATGACTGACCCAACTCGGCGGAACCTCCTCCTAGGAATTGGTGCTAGTGTAAGTACAGCGGCACTCGGGAGTACTCGGCTCGTCCAGGGTGCGACCCAATCGAGGGCACAATCGAACCAGGCACCACGTAATTCGACACAGGAAAGCAACCGTACAAACAAAGGTCGCGTACGAATCATCCATCTCTCACCGGATGCACCGCCGGTAGATGTGTACATCAATGGAACACTGCTCTATCAGAATGTCACCCCGTTCAATACGGGGAGTGGATATGTGGATTATAAAGCGGGAACACACAGAGTGAGTTTCGTTCCCGCTGGAAAAGGACTTGAAGAGGCGGTGATCGATACGCGAGTGACTATACAAGCGAATGACTATACACTTGCTGCAATTGGGGAAGTTGCGGGGTGTACTGATACCCCCCTTCGGTTAGTGCAGTTCACCGATGACAATAGCGAACTTGAGCAAAACAGGGCCCGGCTGCGATTGATTCACGCATCGCCGGATGCGTCGCAGGTTGATGTCACAACCGCAGAGGAGGGACGTACCCTCTTTGAGAATATAGAATTTGGTGATGGTGAGTACGCGACCCTTGCCGCTGGTGACTATACAGTGTCAGTCGGGGCAAAAGAAAGTAGCTGTGGTGGGACAAATGCCCATTTTCCCCTAACCTTGCGTGGTAGGAGAATTTATACAGCGTTTATTGAGGGGTATCTGACGCCGGACAATGAACCAGCAGATAAATCGCTTGTCCTTGCACTTTCCCCACCAGTAACGCCATAA
- a CDS encoding DUF5518 domain-containing protein: MVSLDHIMRKISISSLRFVPSTWRFALIGALASFPVTVFVNWLPNSKAEMAGGIMIFGAFIAGVLSRLRSTNPDVAGFRTGLLGGITGILTPIVTAAVLLSRRL, encoded by the coding sequence ATGGTTTCTCTCGATCATATTATGAGAAAAATATCTATATCATCCCTCCGCTTTGTTCCATCGACATGGCGATTCGCGCTCATTGGCGCACTCGCTTCATTCCCTGTCACTGTTTTTGTGAACTGGCTTCCGAATTCCAAGGCAGAGATGGCGGGTGGCATCATGATTTTCGGTGCGTTCATCGCGGGAGTTCTATCTAGACTCCGTTCGACAAACCCAGATGTCGCTGGATTTCGTACTGGACTTCTCGGTGGGATCACAGGGATACTCACACCTATTGTGACGGCAGCAGTTCTGCTATCGAGACGACTGTGA
- the eutC gene encoding ethanolamine ammonia-lyase subunit EutC: MTNKETQHVDDTDHENALEQIRNISASRLGVGRSGTRPRTSSILSFRADHAQARDAVLTQVDEEALEELGLMQIQSCVTNQDQYLARPDLGRQLSDETMSLIRKKCIQDPDVQIIVCDGLSSTAVEENIPDLLPMLTDGLEEQGFEVGTPLFVRYGRVDVMDAIGEELGATIIVNLIGERPGLNTAKSLSAYLVYSPQRGMATAKKSVISNIHPDGLPAIEAGAQIVDLVKQMDENEGSGLDLE; this comes from the coding sequence ATGACTAATAAAGAAACCCAGCACGTGGATGATACAGACCACGAGAACGCCTTAGAGCAAATTAGAAATATAAGTGCATCCCGACTTGGGGTTGGACGGAGTGGCACCCGGCCTCGCACATCCTCTATCCTCTCGTTTCGGGCAGATCATGCACAAGCACGTGATGCAGTCCTCACACAGGTCGATGAAGAAGCGCTTGAAGAACTGGGACTCATGCAGATCCAGAGTTGCGTTACCAATCAAGATCAATATCTTGCCCGACCCGATCTGGGGCGCCAGCTATCGGACGAAACGATGAGTCTGATTCGAAAGAAATGTATCCAGGATCCAGATGTCCAGATCATCGTCTGTGATGGGTTAAGCTCCACAGCAGTGGAAGAGAACATCCCAGATCTCTTACCGATGCTTACCGACGGTCTTGAAGAGCAAGGATTCGAGGTTGGAACACCACTCTTTGTAAGATATGGTCGTGTCGATGTGATGGATGCAATCGGCGAGGAGCTCGGCGCAACCATCATTGTGAACCTGATTGGAGAACGACCAGGATTGAACACGGCTAAGAGCTTGAGTGCATACCTCGTCTATAGTCCGCAACGAGGAATGGCGACGGCAAAGAAATCCGTTATCTCGAATATACACCCTGATGGACTTCCCGCAATCGAAGCAGGCGCTCAAATTGTTGACCTTGTCAAACAGATGGATGAGAACGAGGGGAGTGGTCTTGATCTTGAGTAA
- a CDS encoding DUF7837 family putative zinc-binding protein, which translates to MLGTCPFCRATVPRSSLHIEYETEIGNTVYAECPGCREIVRPE; encoded by the coding sequence ATGTTAGGCACGTGCCCATTCTGTCGGGCGACGGTTCCAAGAAGTAGTCTCCACATCGAATACGAGACAGAGATTGGGAACACAGTCTATGCGGAATGCCCTGGTTGTCGTGAAATCGTTCGACCAGAATAA
- a CDS encoding ferritin-like domain-containing protein — MEDSITDIDILNYALILEKLEAAFYTQGQQMFSECETESSAAAKRLREELQMSIYGYFNLIRDHEQTHVKTLTQVSKDLGGEPVSDLEFELPFDTGEEYFALAQTFENLGVSAYDGAIALIEIPDLHTAGATIATIEAHHASYFNILNQDMPFSMAFDEPKTTEEVLAAAGQFIIDQLDQEIVVQDRRISFYRGKCE, encoded by the coding sequence ATGGAAGACTCCATCACTGACATCGACATACTGAATTATGCGCTAATACTCGAAAAGTTAGAGGCTGCCTTCTACACGCAGGGCCAGCAGATGTTCAGCGAATGTGAAACCGAAAGCTCTGCGGCTGCCAAGCGACTCAGAGAAGAACTGCAGATGTCAATCTACGGCTATTTCAATCTCATCCGTGATCACGAACAGACGCACGTCAAGACGCTAACGCAGGTGAGCAAAGATCTCGGTGGTGAGCCCGTTTCTGACCTCGAATTCGAACTCCCATTCGACACTGGTGAGGAGTATTTCGCGCTCGCCCAAACATTCGAAAATCTCGGTGTGTCCGCCTATGATGGCGCGATTGCACTCATTGAGATTCCGGATCTCCACACGGCAGGCGCGACGATTGCGACTATTGAAGCCCATCACGCATCCTATTTCAATATCCTCAATCAGGACATGCCGTTCTCGATGGCGTTCGACGAGCCGAAGACGACGGAGGAGGTACTGGCTGCTGCCGGGCAATTCATCATTGACCAATTAGATCAAGAAATTGTCGTCCAGGACAGACGTATTTCTTTCTACAGGGGAAAATGCGAGTAG
- a CDS encoding NAD-dependent epimerase/dehydratase family protein: MTTLVTGGLGRSGRWIVTTLADAGYDVVSVDFSHPGWGIQGRENVGFRRCGLTEFGKVADIVAEIDPDHVVHWGAIPAMGRTAGVEVFENNVMATYNVLVTAGRAGADIVAASSESAYGTAFAEEPWLPDYFPIDETHELRPEDSYGTSKVVGENIADMVTRKNGVKIASIRPSWIQYPNEYRCLDTRDDLSAGVGNFWSYVDVRDIASLVQAGLEADFDGHEPFLGVAAENYMDRPLRELIAEYFREVPETFDVDGDGSAFTTRKAQELLEWVPDHSWDTAATETVPDPQLTVD; the protein is encoded by the coding sequence ATGACAACTCTTGTAACCGGTGGCCTTGGTCGTTCAGGACGGTGGATAGTTACCACTCTCGCAGATGCGGGTTACGACGTCGTCTCTGTCGACTTCTCCCATCCCGGGTGGGGCATTCAGGGCCGAGAAAATGTCGGATTTCGGAGATGTGGCCTTACCGAGTTCGGAAAAGTAGCGGATATCGTCGCCGAGATCGATCCGGATCACGTTGTTCACTGGGGTGCAATTCCAGCAATGGGACGAACCGCTGGGGTCGAAGTATTTGAGAACAATGTCATGGCAACGTACAACGTGTTGGTTACCGCGGGTAGAGCAGGCGCCGACATCGTCGCGGCCTCAAGTGAGAGCGCGTACGGAACTGCATTCGCTGAAGAACCGTGGCTCCCCGATTATTTCCCGATCGATGAGACACATGAATTGCGACCTGAGGACTCCTACGGGACATCGAAGGTCGTCGGGGAGAATATTGCAGACATGGTCACACGGAAAAACGGCGTCAAGATCGCGTCGATCCGCCCATCGTGGATTCAATATCCAAATGAATATCGATGTCTCGATACCCGTGACGACCTCTCTGCAGGTGTTGGAAACTTTTGGTCATACGTCGACGTGCGTGATATCGCATCGCTCGTTCAAGCAGGACTAGAAGCGGACTTCGATGGTCACGAACCATTCTTAGGTGTAGCTGCGGAGAATTACATGGATCGACCATTACGAGAGTTGATCGCCGAGTACTTTAGAGAAGTTCCTGAAACGTTCGACGTGGATGGTGATGGATCGGCATTCACGACACGAAAGGCTCAAGAACTCCTTGAGTGGGTGCCAGATCATTCGTGGGACACCGCTGCGACCGAAACGGTTCCTGATCCACAGCTCACTGTCGATTGA
- a CDS encoding HalOD1 output domain-containing protein encodes MDDTNTQTPPTDPLRTTRSPQTPMSELVIQAIADAEECDPSMVAPPLYDALDPEALDALYVRASPRIEFDYADYHIEVTPARRVTVQTI; translated from the coding sequence ATGGACGACACCAACACACAAACGCCTCCGACCGATCCGCTTCGCACCACCCGCTCACCACAGACGCCAATGAGCGAACTCGTGATCCAAGCAATCGCCGACGCTGAGGAATGCGACCCGTCGATGGTCGCGCCGCCACTGTACGATGCGCTTGATCCTGAGGCACTCGATGCCCTCTATGTGCGAGCGTCACCACGAATTGAGTTCGACTACGCTGACTACCACATCGAAGTCACACCTGCCAGGAGAGTGACTGTCCAGACGATATGA
- a CDS encoding helix-turn-helix domain-containing protein, with amino-acid sequence MIITDITVPADQFALGRLLDEYPNIKIEIERLVPLQSGIIPLFWVEGGESDAIEATLRNDPLTQDIRLLTEADGRLLFEIEWSSDVNHLVQPLLSTDAEMLIAEGTVDAWEFRLQFPTRQALTDFLTQCREHGVAIELRRLYNPTLPDEGGQLTDDQYEIIATAYERGFWNIPRDATLEDVAAELSISGNSASQRLRRGITTLVAEVLFPDATQ; translated from the coding sequence ATGATCATCACCGATATCACGGTGCCCGCCGACCAATTCGCCCTCGGACGCCTCCTTGACGAATACCCCAACATCAAGATCGAAATCGAACGCCTCGTCCCACTCCAATCAGGCATCATTCCCTTGTTCTGGGTTGAAGGTGGTGAGAGCGACGCCATCGAAGCCACGCTCCGAAATGATCCGCTGACACAGGACATCCGCTTGCTCACCGAAGCAGATGGTCGCCTGCTGTTTGAGATCGAATGGAGCTCGGATGTCAACCATCTCGTCCAACCCTTGCTCTCGACAGATGCCGAGATGCTCATCGCAGAAGGCACCGTTGATGCTTGGGAGTTCCGCCTGCAATTTCCGACCCGACAGGCACTCACCGACTTTTTAACCCAATGTCGCGAGCACGGCGTTGCAATCGAGCTTCGTCGGCTCTACAATCCTACGCTTCCAGACGAGGGCGGCCAACTGACTGACGATCAATACGAGATCATCGCAACGGCCTATGAGCGCGGCTTTTGGAATATTCCGCGTGACGCGACGCTTGAAGATGTGGCGGCAGAGCTCAGCATCAGTGGGAATTCAGCCTCCCAACGCCTACGGCGTGGAATCACGACTCTCGTCGCGGAAGTCCTGTTTCCGGATGCTACGCAGTAA
- a CDS encoding winged helix-turn-helix domain-containing protein gives MSGTDNHPRKKVRQPEPPLPKESGLTLEEYLAMQQAIGHPTRFRILRTLVANEELSASDLKTAVDVESHNFHYHLEELVDVGLVDKRQRRTADSQGFYTYYRTTGMGRGILEHGVEELMRREQEFNDVYS, from the coding sequence ATGTCCGGAACCGATAACCACCCCCGAAAAAAGGTACGGCAACCAGAGCCACCGCTCCCGAAGGAAAGCGGATTAACGCTCGAAGAATATCTTGCCATGCAACAGGCGATTGGCCACCCAACTCGGTTTCGTATTCTGCGAACACTTGTCGCCAATGAGGAGCTGAGTGCCTCGGATCTCAAGACAGCGGTTGACGTCGAATCCCACAACTTCCACTATCATCTTGAGGAATTAGTTGACGTCGGTCTCGTTGACAAACGCCAACGACGGACGGCAGACAGCCAGGGATTCTACACATACTATCGGACGACAGGAATGGGTCGAGGGATTCTTGAACACGGCGTTGAGGAGCTCATGCGTCGTGAGCAAGAGTTCAATGATGTGTATTCGTAG
- a CDS encoding ethanolamine ammonia-lyase subunit EutB produces the protein MKLESSITGSQQSFDSMQELLAKANEEKSGDELADIGASSAAERVAAKDALSRISLATLRENPVVPYEDDEVTRVIQDAVDDAIYDEISDWTVADLREFLVDEQTTEEDIDRIRPGLTSEMIAAVTKVMSNMDLTQASSKMVITARCNNTIGSAGSLSFRLQPNDPTDDVDNIQHSIREGLSYGVGDAVIGINPVVDNADNTRRLLEMTKEFIDEWDIPTQNCVLSHLTTQIKAVKNGAPADLLFQSLAGTEAGNESFGIDVDLLDDAYEFGKEHCTGSGPNFMYFETGQGSELSSDAHAGIDQVTLEARCYGLAKRYDPFIVNTVVGFIGPEYLYDGKQVIRAGLEDVFMGKLTGISMGIDACYTNHIQADQNDIENLAVLLTAAGSNYFISVPMGDDTMLNYQSNSYHDASALWNIFDVRPAPEFAKWLEAMGITDNGRLTEKAGDPTVFLKNNQ, from the coding sequence ATGAAGCTAGAATCATCAATCACTGGATCACAACAATCGTTCGATTCGATGCAAGAGCTGTTAGCGAAAGCAAATGAGGAAAAATCTGGAGACGAGCTTGCAGACATTGGCGCCTCATCGGCAGCCGAACGCGTCGCTGCTAAAGACGCACTCAGCCGAATTTCACTTGCGACTCTTCGGGAGAATCCAGTTGTCCCATACGAAGACGATGAAGTGACACGCGTTATCCAGGATGCAGTGGATGATGCTATTTATGACGAAATCAGTGACTGGACAGTTGCTGATCTTCGTGAGTTCCTCGTTGATGAACAGACGACTGAGGAGGATATAGATCGAATTCGACCAGGATTGACCAGCGAGATGATTGCAGCGGTTACAAAGGTCATGTCGAACATGGATTTGACCCAGGCATCATCGAAGATGGTCATCACCGCCCGGTGTAATAACACAATTGGATCGGCGGGATCACTCTCATTCCGACTCCAGCCAAACGACCCAACTGATGATGTAGATAATATCCAACATTCAATACGTGAGGGTCTCTCTTATGGAGTTGGTGACGCTGTTATCGGTATTAACCCAGTTGTGGATAATGCTGACAATACAAGGCGGCTGCTCGAGATGACGAAAGAGTTCATCGATGAGTGGGATATTCCCACTCAAAACTGTGTTCTTTCGCATCTCACAACACAGATCAAAGCGGTGAAGAATGGCGCTCCTGCCGACCTCCTCTTTCAGAGTCTCGCCGGTACAGAAGCTGGTAACGAAAGCTTCGGAATTGATGTTGATCTCCTCGATGATGCCTACGAATTTGGCAAGGAGCACTGTACTGGTTCCGGCCCGAACTTCATGTACTTCGAGACAGGACAAGGATCTGAACTCTCGAGTGATGCACATGCAGGCATTGACCAGGTTACGTTGGAGGCACGATGCTACGGACTCGCCAAACGCTATGATCCCTTCATCGTGAACACCGTTGTTGGCTTCATTGGTCCCGAGTATCTCTATGATGGAAAGCAGGTCATTAGAGCTGGTCTTGAGGATGTCTTTATGGGCAAACTCACGGGCATTTCGATGGGTATCGATGCATGCTATACGAATCACATCCAAGCCGATCAGAACGATATCGAGAATCTCGCGGTGTTGCTGACCGCTGCGGGTTCAAATTATTTCATTAGTGTTCCGATGGGCGATGACACCATGCTCAACTATCAATCAAATAGTTATCACGATGCCTCTGCTCTCTGGAACATTTTTGATGTGCGGCCAGCACCCGAATTTGCAAAATGGCTCGAAGCAATGGGAATCACTGATAACGGACGGCTCACCGAGAAAGCTGGTGACCCAACTGTGTTCCTCAAAAACAACCAATGA
- a CDS encoding ferritin-like domain-containing protein: MTQDPPTKLDTKGIEQANTSMREQLSSRRTFLAGAAAVGAAGMTGLGMGTAGADEHGSDGDDSDSGSGDNSMNDVDILNYALTLEHLEATFYQEGLEEFSADDFMDADLGCGVCDEVKEQIPEQVKVVGEHEAAHVDQLTKVINDLGGTPVEAAEYDFGYETPAEFLGVAMALENTGVAAYAGAAPSIQNSDLLSAALSIHSVEARHAAVFNGVNMESPYPDAFDEAKPMDEVLEIAGQFIVSE, translated from the coding sequence ATGACCCAGGATCCACCTACCAAGCTAGACACCAAAGGCATCGAACAAGCAAATACCAGCATGCGCGAGCAACTCAGTTCTCGGCGCACGTTCCTTGCTGGCGCTGCAGCTGTCGGGGCGGCGGGGATGACGGGCCTCGGCATGGGGACGGCCGGAGCGGATGAGCATGGATCGGACGGCGACGATAGCGACAGCGGTTCCGGAGACAACAGCATGAACGACGTTGACATTCTGAATTACGCACTGACCCTTGAACACCTCGAAGCAACCTTCTACCAAGAAGGGCTTGAGGAATTCTCCGCTGACGACTTTATGGACGCCGATCTGGGCTGTGGTGTCTGTGATGAAGTCAAAGAACAGATCCCAGAACAGGTCAAAGTCGTTGGTGAACACGAGGCAGCTCACGTCGACCAACTCACGAAAGTGATTAACGATCTCGGTGGCACGCCTGTCGAAGCCGCTGAGTATGACTTCGGCTACGAGACACCTGCTGAGTTCTTGGGCGTGGCGATGGCCCTCGAAAACACGGGCGTGGCCGCCTATGCGGGTGCCGCACCCTCGATTCAAAACAGTGACTTGCTGTCGGCAGCGCTCTCGATTCACAGTGTCGAAGCCCGCCACGCAGCAGTCTTCAACGGGGTGAACATGGAGTCGCCGTATCCAGATGCCTTTGACGAGGCCAAGCCGATGGACGAAGTTCTAGAAATCGCTGGCCAATTCATCGTCTCGGAGTAA
- a CDS encoding HalOD1 output domain-containing protein codes for MTRSSDNESDDEHLDTDTNADGGEYLVEQAHYERAGRDDLTTTIIGAIAAAEGVSPRELKEPVLYDCVDIAALEDSFFGPTVAGRRRNAIGSVEFHFGEYRVEVKSDGWVSVYGES; via the coding sequence ATGACGAGAAGTTCTGACAATGAGAGTGACGACGAACATCTTGATACCGACACCAACGCAGACGGTGGTGAGTACCTCGTCGAGCAGGCGCATTACGAGCGGGCGGGCCGAGATGATCTCACGACCACGATTATTGGGGCGATTGCAGCCGCCGAAGGCGTCTCACCACGGGAGCTGAAAGAGCCGGTGTTGTACGACTGTGTTGATATCGCCGCCTTGGAAGATTCGTTCTTTGGGCCGACGGTTGCCGGACGGCGCCGTAATGCGATTGGGAGTGTCGAATTCCACTTTGGTGAGTATCGCGTTGAAGTCAAAAGCGATGGCTGGGTTTCCGTGTACGGAGAGTCCTGA
- the hpt gene encoding hypoxanthine/guanine phosphoribosyltransferase has translation MEVLHRTLENAPVITRNEYEYFVHPVTDGIPLVEADLLREIVDGILKLTTIDTVDVIVTPESMGIHHATALTLETGVPFTVVRKRPYNFEDEVAVEQRTAYSEQKLYINNVHTGDRVLVLDDVCSTGGTLTAICSGLLDVGAEIVDVIVVIQRKNDQRAILPVEVKSLVNVEITDGRVVVHP, from the coding sequence ATGGAAGTGCTTCACCGAACTCTTGAGAACGCACCCGTCATCACCCGTAACGAGTACGAATATTTCGTGCATCCAGTGACCGATGGCATTCCGTTAGTCGAAGCAGACTTACTTCGCGAGATTGTCGATGGTATCCTGAAACTCACGACAATCGATACGGTGGATGTGATCGTCACACCAGAGTCGATGGGGATACATCACGCAACAGCACTTACCCTTGAGACTGGTGTCCCATTCACCGTCGTTAGAAAGCGACCGTACAACTTCGAGGACGAGGTCGCGGTCGAACAACGGACTGCTTACAGCGAACAGAAATTGTATATCAACAACGTACACACAGGTGACCGCGTTCTCGTTCTTGACGATGTCTGTTCGACCGGTGGGACACTCACGGCGATTTGTTCCGGTCTCCTCGATGTCGGTGCCGAAATCGTCGATGTAATCGTCGTTATTCAACGGAAAAATGACCAACGCGCAATCCTCCCTGTCGAGGTGAAAAGTCTTGTTAATGTGGAAATCACAGATGGACGGGTCGTCGTTCACCCGTGA